One part of the Methylobacterium terrae genome encodes these proteins:
- a CDS encoding DMT family transporter: protein MSIAALLYPFILVAGALQALGNAMNAQLRGRMVNPWLAATVSFLPIVFVFVTLFLVMPTPLPSLETLSKMPWYAPLGGLAGAVAVFGGLAFIDKVGAGPFNGLTLTANIITSLALDAFGLFGLQAAGFKPLPWLGGLLMAAGVVFIARTAGKKDEGESHGMSGKLLYPFILVAGALMAIGVVWNAQLRGALVNPWLAATVSFVPVVFAFALMVLLKPTPLPTRQDLAGVRWWMPLAGLTGAVAVFAGLLFVDKVGAGALNGLLITANLLTSVALDHFGWLGMRQVKAGPPRLLGAALMIGGIVLISVF from the coding sequence GTGTCGATCGCCGCGCTCCTCTATCCCTTCATCCTGGTGGCCGGTGCGCTGCAGGCACTCGGCAACGCGATGAACGCGCAGCTGCGCGGCCGGATGGTCAATCCGTGGCTCGCCGCCACGGTGTCGTTCCTGCCGATCGTGTTCGTCTTCGTCACCCTGTTCCTGGTGATGCCGACGCCGCTGCCGAGCCTCGAGACCCTGTCGAAGATGCCCTGGTACGCGCCCCTCGGGGGCCTGGCCGGCGCGGTCGCGGTGTTCGGCGGGCTCGCCTTCATCGACAAGGTCGGGGCAGGACCCTTCAACGGCCTGACGCTCACCGCCAACATCATCACCTCGCTCGCCCTCGACGCGTTCGGCCTGTTCGGTCTCCAGGCCGCCGGCTTCAAGCCGCTGCCCTGGCTCGGCGGGCTCCTGATGGCGGCCGGCGTCGTGTTCATCGCCCGTACGGCGGGGAAGAAGGACGAGGGCGAGAGCCATGGCATGAGCGGCAAGCTCCTCTATCCGTTCATCCTCGTCGCCGGTGCGCTGATGGCGATCGGCGTGGTCTGGAACGCGCAGCTGCGCGGGGCGCTGGTCAATCCGTGGCTCGCCGCCACGGTGTCGTTCGTGCCGGTCGTCTTCGCCTTCGCGCTGATGGTCCTGCTGAAGCCGACCCCGCTGCCGACCCGCCAGGATCTGGCGGGGGTGCGCTGGTGGATGCCCCTCGCCGGCCTCACCGGTGCCGTCGCGGTGTTCGCCGGCCTCCTCTTCGTCGACAAGGTCGGGGCCGGCGCCCTCAACGGGCTGCTCATCACCGCGAACCTCCTGACCTCGGTCGCGCTCGACCATTTCGGCTGGCTCGGCATGCGCCAGGTCAAGGCCGGCCCGCCGCGACTCCTCGGCGCCGCCCTGATGATCGGCGGGATCGTGCTGATCTCGGTGTTCTGA
- a CDS encoding arsenic transporter — MAALMLSPNLATWAIAALATLGVIVRPFSWPEAIWAVAGALALVVLGLLPAGTAWEGVLKGTDVYLFLVGMMLMSEVARKEGLFDWLAGIAVRTAKGSATRLFTLVYLVGTVVTVFLSNDACAVVLTPAVYAATRAAKVENPLPYLFICAFIANAASFVLPISNPANLVVFAEHMPPLTRWLALFALPSVLAVGATYLVLRLTQNGTLREQNVATEVETASLSRTGIVAGLGIVATGAVLIGASALGRDLGLPTFVAGLATTLIVLVLRKGRGALEVVKDVSWSVLPLVAGLFVLVEALEKTGVLAMIADALKQAATTAPTETAWGAGALIAVACNLVNNLPAGLIAGAAVQAAHVPEKVAGAVLIGVDLGPNLSVTGSLATILWLTAIRREGQDVSFWSFLKLGALVMPPALILALAGLLLV; from the coding sequence ATGGCCGCGCTGATGCTCAGCCCCAACCTCGCGACCTGGGCGATCGCCGCCCTCGCCACCCTCGGCGTGATCGTGCGCCCGTTCTCCTGGCCGGAGGCGATCTGGGCGGTGGCGGGCGCCCTCGCGCTGGTCGTTCTCGGCCTGCTCCCGGCCGGCACCGCCTGGGAGGGCGTGCTCAAGGGCACCGACGTCTACCTGTTCCTCGTCGGCATGATGCTGATGTCGGAGGTCGCCCGGAAGGAGGGCCTGTTCGACTGGCTCGCCGGCATCGCGGTGCGCACCGCCAAGGGCTCGGCGACGCGGCTCTTCACCCTCGTCTACCTCGTCGGCACGGTCGTCACGGTGTTCCTGTCGAACGACGCCTGCGCGGTGGTGCTGACGCCGGCGGTCTACGCCGCGACCCGCGCCGCCAAGGTCGAGAACCCCCTGCCGTACCTGTTCATCTGCGCCTTCATCGCCAACGCCGCCTCGTTCGTGCTGCCGATCTCGAACCCGGCCAACCTCGTGGTCTTCGCCGAACACATGCCGCCGCTGACCCGGTGGCTCGCCCTGTTCGCGCTGCCGTCGGTTCTCGCCGTCGGGGCGACCTACCTCGTCCTGCGGCTGACCCAGAACGGGACCCTGCGGGAGCAGAATGTCGCCACCGAGGTCGAGACCGCCTCGCTCTCCCGCACCGGGATTGTGGCCGGCCTCGGCATCGTGGCGACGGGCGCGGTGCTGATCGGCGCCTCGGCCCTCGGGCGCGATCTCGGCCTGCCGACCTTCGTCGCGGGGCTGGCCACCACGCTGATCGTGCTGGTCCTCCGCAAGGGCCGTGGCGCGCTCGAGGTCGTCAAGGATGTGTCCTGGAGCGTGCTGCCGCTCGTCGCCGGCCTGTTCGTGCTGGTCGAGGCGCTGGAGAAGACCGGCGTGCTGGCGATGATCGCCGACGCCCTGAAGCAGGCCGCGACGACTGCGCCTACCGAGACCGCCTGGGGCGCGGGAGCGCTGATCGCGGTCGCCTGCAACCTCGTCAACAACCTGCCGGCTGGCCTGATCGCGGGCGCGGCGGTGCAGGCCGCGCACGTGCCCGAGAAGGTCGCGGGCGCGGTGCTGATCGGCGTCGATCTCGGGCCCAACCTCTCGGTCACCGGCTCGCTCGCCACCATCCTGTGGCTCACCGCGATCCGGCGCGAAGGCCAGGACGTGAGCTTCTGGAGCTTCCTCAAGCTCGGCGCGCTGGTGATGCCGCCGGCCCTGATCCTGGCCTTGGCCGGACTTCTCCTCGTCTGA
- a CDS encoding metallophosphoesterase family protein — translation MTAPLAFAHIGDLHLTGAETDNARDFSAIVAQLNEVDGLDFVFLPGDNADHGRPEQYALVRAGLDRLRLPVHVITGDHDVEGGGLDAFYAGLDVPRLPYAVDVQGVRCLFLDMCGPGSGGPDFRLGPDQVAWLAAELERAGGSDCALFMHGYPADLRGEGEAARVADLVHRGPVRLVEMGHTHYNELANDGRTVYAATRSTGQIEEGPVGYAVAALDGGVVSWRFKELARPWPFVLVTAPADRRLAHDAGHVVGERFTLRALVLGPADAVAFRIDDGPWQPMARPEGARCHEARVTWPAGARTIAVRAKAAGAEDTDVIEPATDPDGLPGSRGIGSDADALGAWPGRGLLGTQLGPNRNGRQW, via the coding sequence GTGACCGCCCCCCTCGCCTTCGCGCATATCGGCGACCTGCACCTGACCGGGGCGGAGACCGACAACGCCCGCGACTTCTCGGCGATCGTTGCGCAGCTGAACGAGGTCGACGGGCTCGACTTCGTCTTCTTGCCCGGGGACAACGCCGATCACGGTCGCCCCGAGCAATACGCCCTGGTGCGGGCGGGCCTCGACCGGCTCCGTCTCCCCGTCCACGTCATCACCGGCGACCACGACGTGGAGGGCGGGGGGCTCGACGCCTTCTACGCCGGGCTCGACGTGCCCCGCCTGCCCTACGCCGTGGACGTGCAGGGCGTGCGCTGCCTGTTCCTCGACATGTGCGGGCCGGGCTCGGGCGGGCCGGATTTCCGTCTCGGGCCCGATCAGGTCGCCTGGCTCGCCGCCGAGCTGGAGCGCGCCGGGGGCTCGGACTGCGCCCTGTTCATGCACGGCTACCCCGCCGACCTGAGGGGCGAGGGCGAGGCGGCGCGCGTCGCCGACCTCGTCCATCGCGGGCCGGTGCGCCTCGTCGAGATGGGCCACACCCACTACAACGAGCTCGCCAATGACGGCCGCACCGTCTACGCGGCGACGCGCTCCACCGGCCAGATCGAGGAGGGCCCGGTCGGCTACGCGGTGGCGGCCCTCGACGGCGGGGTGGTGAGCTGGCGCTTCAAGGAGCTGGCCCGGCCCTGGCCGTTCGTCCTCGTCACGGCGCCGGCCGACCGGCGCCTCGCCCACGATGCCGGTCACGTCGTCGGCGAGCGCTTCACCCTGCGCGCCTTGGTGCTGGGGCCGGCCGACGCCGTCGCGTTCCGGATCGACGACGGACCGTGGCAGCCGATGGCGCGGCCCGAGGGCGCGCGTTGCCACGAGGCCAGGGTGACGTGGCCGGCCGGCGCCCGGACGATCGCCGTGCGGGCGAAGGCTGCGGGGGCCGAGGATACGGACGTCATCGAGCCGGCGACCGACCCGGACGGCCTGCCGGGCTCCCGCGGGATTGGCAGCGACGCCGACGCGCTCGGCGCCTGGCCCGGCCGAGGCCTCCTGGGGACGCAGCTCGGGCCGAACCGCAACGGGCGGCAATGGTGA
- a CDS encoding MFS transporter, whose amino-acid sequence MSTATSVPASASASLDRQPSTRALRGLDALNFTLADVRDGLGPYLAIYLIAVRGPDQGWNEATTGMIMTIAGIAGLIAQTPAGALIDRSRHKRAIVIAAALAVTLSCLALPFISNFYAVAATQSLAGIAGAIFPPALAAITLGVVGPKLFSKRIGRNEGFNHAGNAVSAALAGGLAYLFGPIVVFWLMGVLAALSIGAMLMVPNEAIDNDLARGLDCAEDDACEQPSGLTALVQNKYLMLFALLAAIFHLSNAAMLTSVGQLLTHLSGKDNATSLIAICIVAAQCVMVPVAMFVGHRADAIGRKPIFLAAFGVLALRGVLYTVSNNPFYLVAVQLLDGIGAGVYGALFPIVVADLTRGTGRFNVSQGAVATAQGLGASLSATLAGLIIVSAGYSAAFLTLAGIAGVGFALYLLVMPETRGFEPAQAGTPSDPTGRPALATA is encoded by the coding sequence GTGAGCACGGCAACCTCCGTCCCTGCCTCTGCGTCCGCCTCGCTCGACAGGCAGCCGTCCACCCGGGCGCTACGGGGGCTCGATGCGCTCAACTTCACCCTGGCGGACGTGCGCGACGGCCTGGGGCCGTACCTGGCGATCTACCTCATCGCCGTGCGCGGGCCCGACCAGGGCTGGAACGAGGCCACCACCGGCATGATCATGACGATCGCCGGCATCGCCGGCCTGATCGCCCAGACGCCGGCCGGCGCGCTCATCGACCGCTCGCGGCACAAGCGCGCCATCGTCATCGCGGCGGCGCTCGCCGTGACCCTGAGCTGCCTCGCCTTGCCGTTCATCTCGAACTTCTACGCGGTGGCCGCGACCCAGTCGCTCGCCGGCATCGCCGGGGCGATCTTCCCGCCGGCCCTCGCCGCGATCACCCTCGGGGTCGTCGGCCCGAAGCTGTTCTCCAAGCGCATCGGCCGCAACGAGGGCTTCAACCACGCCGGCAACGCGGTCTCGGCGGCGCTCGCCGGCGGGCTCGCCTACCTGTTCGGGCCGATCGTGGTGTTCTGGCTGATGGGGGTGCTCGCCGCGCTCTCGATCGGCGCGATGCTGATGGTGCCGAACGAGGCGATCGACAACGACCTCGCCCGCGGCCTCGACTGCGCCGAGGACGACGCGTGCGAGCAGCCCTCCGGCCTGACCGCGCTCGTCCAGAACAAGTACCTGATGCTGTTCGCGCTCTTGGCCGCGATCTTCCACCTCTCCAACGCCGCGATGCTGACCTCGGTCGGCCAGCTCCTCACCCACCTGTCGGGCAAGGACAACGCGACCTCGCTCATCGCGATCTGCATCGTGGCGGCGCAGTGCGTGATGGTGCCGGTGGCGATGTTCGTCGGCCACAGGGCCGACGCGATCGGCCGGAAACCCATCTTCCTCGCCGCCTTCGGCGTGCTGGCCCTGCGCGGCGTGCTCTACACCGTCTCGAACAACCCGTTCTACCTCGTGGCGGTGCAACTCCTCGACGGCATCGGCGCTGGCGTCTACGGCGCGCTGTTCCCGATCGTGGTGGCGGACCTCACCCGCGGCACCGGCCGGTTCAACGTCAGCCAGGGCGCGGTCGCGACGGCGCAGGGGCTCGGCGCCTCGTTGAGCGCGACGCTCGCCGGCCTCATCATCGTCTCGGCCGGCTACTCGGCGGCCTTCCTGACGCTCGCCGGCATCGCCGGCGTCGGCTTCGCCCTCTACCTCCTGGTGATGCCCGAGACCCGCGGCTTCGAGCCGGCCCAGGCCGGAACGCCGTCCGATCCCACCGGCCGCCCGGCCCTGGCCACCGCCTGA
- a CDS encoding sigma-54-dependent transcriptional regulator, protein MARILIVDDEPALREGLAETVSDLGHLPVLAASGAEALERVADDPAIAAVILDLRMPGALDGMAVLQRLRARAEPPPVAVLTAYASAENTIEAMRLGAYDHLTKPVGRAELAGLLAGMLARPAAPPAAPALPDASCLIGTSEAMRRVQKAVGLAADSDATVLLQGETGTGKEVAARALHAHGRRRAGPFVPVNCAAIPPDLLESELFGHLRGAFTGATHDRPGAFREAEGGTLFLDEIGDMPPAMQAKILRALQERVVTPVGGRPVPVTVRVVAATHRDLPRLVAEGGFRQDLFYRLNVVPITLPPLRERLADILSLAEHFLSAGGAGPKRLGAEAAAALMRHPWPGNVRELRNVIERAALLARGPVIDAGDLGLPDRARSDPGSSGEGPETEAPLPAWLDGDLPGAVARLEELMIRRALRASGGNRARAAKALGIQRQLLYAKIERYGLRDAELSGNPTDDVLNPDA, encoded by the coding sequence ATCGCCCGTATCCTGATCGTCGACGACGAGCCGGCCCTGCGCGAGGGGCTGGCCGAGACGGTGAGCGACCTCGGCCACCTCCCGGTGCTGGCGGCCTCGGGCGCCGAGGCGCTGGAGCGGGTCGCGGACGATCCGGCCATCGCCGCGGTGATCCTCGACCTGCGCATGCCGGGCGCGCTCGACGGGATGGCGGTGCTGCAGCGCCTGCGCGCCCGGGCGGAGCCGCCGCCGGTGGCGGTGCTCACCGCCTATGCCAGCGCCGAGAACACCATCGAGGCGATGCGGCTCGGCGCCTACGACCACCTGACGAAGCCGGTCGGCCGGGCCGAGCTCGCGGGGCTGCTCGCCGGCATGCTGGCCCGTCCCGCCGCACCCCCGGCGGCGCCCGCCTTGCCCGACGCCTCCTGCCTGATCGGCACCAGCGAGGCGATGCGCCGGGTGCAGAAGGCCGTCGGTCTCGCCGCCGACAGCGACGCGACGGTGCTGCTCCAGGGCGAGACCGGCACCGGCAAGGAGGTGGCGGCGCGCGCGCTGCACGCCCACGGCCGCCGGCGGGCCGGCCCGTTCGTCCCGGTGAACTGTGCGGCGATTCCCCCCGACCTCCTCGAGAGCGAGCTGTTCGGCCACCTGCGCGGCGCCTTCACGGGGGCGACCCACGACCGGCCCGGCGCGTTCCGGGAGGCCGAGGGCGGCACGCTGTTCCTCGACGAGATCGGCGACATGCCGCCCGCGATGCAGGCCAAGATCCTGCGCGCGCTCCAGGAGCGGGTGGTGACGCCGGTCGGCGGCCGGCCGGTTCCGGTGACGGTCCGGGTGGTCGCCGCGACCCACCGCGACCTGCCGCGCCTCGTCGCCGAGGGCGGCTTTCGCCAGGACCTGTTCTACCGGCTCAACGTCGTGCCGATCACCCTGCCGCCCTTGCGCGAGCGCCTGGCCGACATCCTTTCGCTGGCCGAGCACTTCCTGTCCGCGGGCGGAGCGGGGCCGAAGCGCCTCGGCGCGGAGGCCGCCGCCGCGCTGATGCGCCACCCCTGGCCCGGCAACGTGCGCGAGCTGCGCAACGTGATCGAGCGGGCGGCGCTGCTCGCCCGCGGCCCGGTGATCGACGCGGGGGATCTCGGCCTCCCGGATCGCGCGCGGTCGGATCCAGGATCCTCGGGCGAGGGCCCGGAGACGGAGGCGCCGCTGCCCGCCTGGCTCGACGGCGACCTGCCGGGCGCGGTGGCGCGCCTCGAGGAACTGATGATCCGCCGCGCCCTGCGCGCCAGCGGCGGCAACCGCGCGCGGGCGGCCAAGGCGCTCGGGATCCAGCGCCAGCTCCTCTACGCCAAGATCGAGCGCTACGGCTTGCGCGACGCGGAATTGTCGGGAAACCCGACGGACGATGTCCTGAATCCCGACGCCTGA
- a CDS encoding sensor histidine kinase, producing the protein MRRALDNLLLNAIQHSPAGGTVRLSGAREDERMRVRVTDQGPGVPEALRGRLFEPFVTGRPDGTGLGLALVREIARAHGGQVRFTAPPPGATGPGATFELDLPWPPSPVS; encoded by the coding sequence ATCCGCCGCGCCCTCGACAACCTGCTGCTCAACGCGATCCAGCACAGCCCGGCGGGCGGCACGGTGCGGCTCTCGGGCGCCCGCGAGGACGAGAGGATGCGGGTCCGGGTGACGGATCAGGGGCCGGGCGTGCCGGAGGCCCTGCGCGGCCGCCTGTTCGAGCCCTTCGTCACCGGCCGCCCGGACGGGACCGGCCTCGGCCTCGCCCTCGTGCGCGAGATCGCACGCGCCCATGGTGGACAGGTGCGCTTCACTGCCCCACCTCCCGGGGCGACGGGTCCCGGCGCGACCTTCGAGCTCGATCTGCCATGGCCCCCATCGCCCGTATCCTGA
- a CDS encoding histidine kinase dimerization/phospho-acceptor domain-containing protein, with amino-acid sequence MASRLRSLRAHLLAVWILLLASAAATAYLLYEFYTQSAAVQVAQAELEVARACREIGDRFAFFSAGWSGTVAEVDAPLEGQLTDVVVTALARHPGVEGGIWTASGGSAAYAFPTYEGTGPKTDLPAAEIDTIRRINAETLAAERPAATRRASRTQTLVMQGCPLRGPIQGATAWTMARVYTDQGRAYGQLLAGFGFLAATVLGSALFLGRLLLVLGRRIARLEGQLGRDAPDSDLLRLAPTGLRELDRLVEALNAAGTRLAAARRRAAEAERLAALGQLAAGIAHEIRNPLAAIRLKAENALASPDPARPRAALDLVLTQVARMDRLLRDLLSLTQPRAPALAPTDLATVLADCAHLHDDLARTRGSGSRSAPRRPAGRSSTRRRSAAPSTTCCSTRSSTARRAARCGSRAPARTRGCGSG; translated from the coding sequence ATGGCCTCCCGTCTCCGCTCCCTGCGCGCCCACCTCCTCGCCGTCTGGATCCTGCTCCTCGCCTCGGCCGCGGCCACCGCCTACCTGCTCTACGAGTTCTACACCCAGTCCGCCGCCGTGCAGGTCGCCCAGGCCGAGCTGGAGGTCGCCCGGGCCTGCCGCGAGATCGGCGACCGGTTCGCCTTCTTCAGCGCCGGCTGGAGCGGCACCGTGGCGGAGGTCGATGCGCCCCTCGAGGGGCAGCTCACCGACGTGGTGGTGACGGCGCTCGCCCGCCATCCGGGAGTCGAGGGCGGGATCTGGACCGCGTCCGGCGGCTCGGCGGCCTACGCCTTCCCGACCTACGAGGGCACCGGGCCGAAGACCGACCTGCCGGCGGCGGAGATCGACACGATCCGCCGCATCAACGCCGAGACCCTGGCGGCCGAGCGGCCGGCGGCGACCCGGCGCGCCTCCCGCACCCAGACCCTGGTGATGCAGGGCTGCCCCCTGCGCGGGCCGATCCAGGGGGCGACGGCCTGGACCATGGCGCGGGTCTACACCGACCAGGGCCGGGCCTACGGCCAATTGCTGGCCGGCTTCGGCTTCCTGGCCGCCACCGTGCTCGGCTCGGCCCTGTTCCTGGGGCGGCTGCTTCTGGTGCTCGGCCGGCGGATCGCCCGGCTCGAGGGCCAGCTCGGGCGGGACGCGCCGGACAGCGACCTGCTCCGCCTGGCCCCGACCGGCCTGCGCGAGCTCGACCGGCTTGTCGAGGCGCTGAACGCGGCGGGCACCCGCCTCGCGGCCGCGCGCCGCCGCGCTGCGGAGGCCGAGCGCCTCGCGGCCCTGGGCCAGCTCGCGGCCGGCATCGCCCACGAGATCCGCAACCCCCTGGCGGCGATCCGGCTCAAGGCCGAGAACGCGCTGGCGAGCCCCGACCCGGCCCGGCCGCGCGCCGCCCTCGACCTCGTGCTGACCCAGGTCGCCCGGATGGACCGGCTGCTGCGCGACCTCCTCAGCCTGACCCAGCCCCGGGCGCCGGCGCTCGCCCCGACCGATCTCGCGACCGTGCTCGCGGACTGCGCCCACCTGCACGACGACCTCGCCCGAACCCGGGGATCCGGATCGAGGTCGGCGCCGCGCCGGCCGGCCGGCCGCTCCTCGACGAGGCGCAGATCCGCCGCGCCCTCGACAACCTGCTGCTCAACGCGATCCAGCACAGCCCGGCGGGCGGCACGGTGCGGCTCTCGGGCGCCCGCGAGGACGAGAGGATGCGGGTCCGGGTGA
- a CDS encoding methyl-accepting chemotaxis protein: MKKRVGMTAKVVVIVACAIVMTTAAMWMAASRQIWLDLQRQDLERAQQNGRTLALVFAGRVPGSRATVEDGRVTAVTTPGLADFTDASVVDDAVAYVGGSATVFAYDPARDAFVRRVTTVRKENGERAVGTALAPDSPAQAVLRRGEAFQGEVTLFGRRVQTVYQPTRDAAGGVNGVLYVGVPIEESYATHAATMRAVTVAAGVIALLACVAAALAARRLVRPLVDIAARVSGLAGGDLDSPIRHAGRGDEIGAVAEALETLRETSRRALALEEAGRLGSESDARRRAARDAAVAAFRGEVASLVAALGGRVAALSERAGAMTVQAGAAEGAIAAASARSEAAAGNVATVAGAAEELSASVGDITGQVARAQDGTASALVEAEAADGRVGELVRASGQIGEVVALIDAIAAQTNLLALNATIEAARAGAAGRGFAVVAAEVKALAGQTARATEDITRQVGDLRGATRETAATLARIRARMLQIDETTAGIASAVTQQGAATQEISRSAGGAAAASRAMAQDFDAVIAAARTTAGAAGTVDAAAREVDELTARLDAEVERFLRQVAA; encoded by the coding sequence ATGAAGAAGCGCGTCGGGATGACGGCGAAGGTGGTCGTGATCGTCGCGTGTGCGATCGTGATGACGACGGCTGCGATGTGGATGGCGGCGTCGCGGCAGATCTGGCTCGATCTGCAGCGGCAGGACCTCGAGCGGGCGCAGCAGAACGGTCGTACCCTCGCCCTGGTCTTCGCCGGGCGCGTGCCCGGTTCCCGGGCGACGGTCGAGGACGGGCGGGTGACGGCGGTGACGACGCCGGGCCTGGCGGATTTCACCGATGCGTCGGTGGTCGACGATGCCGTCGCCTATGTCGGCGGCAGCGCCACCGTGTTCGCCTACGATCCGGCCCGGGACGCCTTCGTCCGCCGGGTGACGACGGTGCGCAAGGAGAACGGCGAGCGCGCGGTCGGGACCGCGCTCGCGCCGGACAGCCCGGCCCAAGCCGTCCTGCGCCGCGGCGAGGCGTTCCAGGGCGAGGTGACGCTGTTCGGGCGCCGCGTCCAGACCGTCTACCAGCCGACCCGCGACGCGGCCGGGGGCGTCAACGGCGTCCTCTACGTCGGCGTGCCGATCGAGGAATCCTACGCGACCCACGCGGCGACGATGCGCGCCGTCACCGTCGCGGCCGGGGTGATCGCGCTCCTCGCCTGCGTGGCGGCGGCCCTGGCGGCGCGGCGCCTCGTGCGGCCCCTCGTCGACATCGCGGCCCGGGTCTCCGGCCTCGCCGGCGGCGACCTCGACAGCCCGATCCGCCATGCCGGGCGGGGCGACGAGATCGGCGCCGTCGCCGAGGCCCTCGAGACCCTGCGGGAGACGAGCCGGCGCGCCCTCGCCCTCGAGGAGGCGGGCCGTCTCGGAAGCGAATCCGACGCGCGGCGGCGCGCCGCCCGCGACGCGGCGGTCGCGGCCTTCCGGGGCGAGGTCGCCTCCCTGGTCGCGGCGCTAGGCGGACGCGTCGCGGCGCTGAGCGAGCGGGCCGGCGCGATGACGGTGCAGGCCGGGGCGGCCGAGGGCGCGATCGCGGCGGCCTCCGCGCGCTCCGAGGCCGCCGCCGGCAACGTCGCCACCGTGGCGGGCGCCGCCGAGGAGCTGTCGGCCTCGGTCGGCGACATCACCGGCCAGGTCGCCCGGGCGCAGGACGGCACCGCCTCGGCGCTCGTCGAGGCGGAGGCGGCGGACGGGCGGGTCGGCGAGCTGGTCCGGGCCTCCGGCCAGATCGGCGAGGTCGTGGCGCTGATCGACGCCATCGCCGCGCAGACGAACCTGCTGGCGTTGAACGCCACGATCGAGGCGGCCCGGGCGGGAGCGGCGGGGCGCGGCTTCGCGGTGGTGGCCGCCGAGGTCAAGGCGCTCGCCGGCCAGACGGCCCGCGCGACCGAGGACATCACCCGGCAGGTCGGCGACCTGCGCGGCGCCACCCGGGAGACCGCCGCCACCCTGGCACGCATCCGCGCCCGGATGCTCCAGATCGACGAGACCACCGCCGGCATCGCCTCGGCGGTGACCCAGCAGGGCGCGGCGACGCAGGAGATCTCCCGCAGCGCCGGCGGGGCGGCGGCCGCCTCCCGCGCCATGGCGCAGGATTTCGACGCGGTGATCGCCGCGGCCCGCACCACCGCGGGCGCCGCCGGCACGGTCGATGCCGCGGCCCGCGAGGTCGACGAGCTCACCGCGCGGCTCGACGCGGAGGTGGAGCGCTTCCTGCGGCAGGTCGCGGCGTAG